GCTTCTGATTTTCTTCATGGTCACTACGGTGTTCCGTTTGCCGCAGGCTATGGAGATGCTGCTGCCGGAGTCGGATCCCGACAATCCGCCTCCGACGACCAAGATATTCAAGAAAAAGCTACTCACGTTGATCGTCATGGAGAACGACTCGCTGGCGTACGCGATCGGCGACGATCCTCCCCAGCCGTTGCCGTGGGACAGCCTGCGACCGATTCTCCTGGATCGCAAGGATCTGTACGGAGACAGCGTGGTGGCACTGACCAAGATCCATCGCAAGGCGAAGTTCGAGTCCATGGTGAACGTGGTGGATGAACTCAACGTGGTCGGGATCACGCGATTCTCGATTGACAAGTACACCACCTGGGAGGATTCGCTCTTGCGGATGGCCAACTTCCAGACGTCGGGTCCGGAAGGACTTCCCGAACCGCTCTGGGGTGATGCGCAGGAAGAGTAGTGTAACGATGTGTCCACATTCTCTCCGGTGCAGCCAACGGCGATGATTATTGGCAGCGCGGGAGGAGGTTGGGATGTTCGAAATGCAGCGGATTGGAAAACCATCCGTTCGAGGTTATCGTGAATTTCTTTGATCAACTTACCAAAGACCGCTATGGCTCCTTCGAGCTGAAGTGGCTGGTTGGGCCGAATCTCATAAAGGGATTTATCGCCTCCGTACTCCTTCACGGAATCGTGGCGGCTTCGCCCGTGATTATTGAACTATTCAAGGGCGGGGAGGAAATCCCGGACAGGATCTTCGTAATTGATCCATCTCAGATTCAGCCACGACTTCGTACCAAACGTGGCGAGACGGTCGAGCAGGTGCAGGTTGCCCGGCCCAAGATCGCGCCTCCGAAAGCTGCCATTCCGATTCCGGTAGAAGAAGAACAGGTTCCCGAGGAGCAGGAACTTATTCCGACTCAGACGGAAATCGCTTCCTACTTCGAAGATCAGGCGGCCGAAGACGGAGACTTGGGTATCCCCGAGGGTTACGACATTGTGATCGGGGACATGGCCGGCGATGGAGATATTCCGTCCTCGGACATCTTCATTCCATTTGAGGTTCCGCCGCAGCCGCTTCCCGACTTCAGTCCTCAACCGGACTTTCCCGAGCTTGCCCGACAAGCGGGTATGCCGGGAAAAGTGACTGTCCATGTGTATGTGGATAAGCACGGGGACGTGAAGAAGTGGAAGATTTTGAAAGCGGACCCGGCAGGCCTGGGCTTCGAAGAAGAGGTCGAGAAAATCATCAAGAAGTGGAAATTCACGCCCGCTATTCAACAGGGCAACCCGGTGGGAGTTTGGGTGGCCGTGCCGTTTAACTTCAAGTACAAGCGGTAGCGGAGCGCGATACGCCTGAAAAACATGCAAGTTGTCTTTCGCTGGTTGCTGCCGGTCGTCTTCGTGGGGATCGGCAGCGCTATTTGGGCGGGACTACTCTTTCCGAGTATTCCGGCCGGAACCGGACTGCGGCCCATTCTGGGGATCGTGACGATCCTGATGGGACTCCATCGGTTCGTTGCGTCCCGCTATGGCCGACCAAGCGAACGGCGACGCTACGGAGGAGATCGCCCCAGCCCGTGGGAGGATTCATGAGACTGTTGAATGTCGCACTTCTTGGCGTGACGTGTATGATTATGGTTCTGGGATGCGGTCCAAGTAAACCGAAGGAAACCATGACCGCCGGGCACGTGCGAATCGGAGCCTCCGATGCGGTGTTCGATCTGGCGTGGTTTCTCTCGCGCGAGTTTCAGGCGGGAAATCGGGCTGCGTTCATTGACATCGTTCGCCGCGCGAACCGCGACCTCGTTGACTCGCTGCTCAACGGCGATGCCGAAGAGATTTTCCTCGACCGCACACTCACGCCGGCGGAAACGTTGGCCTTGCGAAGGACGGGGCATCGCCTGTACTCGTATCCGGTGGCTTACTATCCGGTGTTTCTGCTGGTGGACACCGCTCTGAAAGTGGAATCGGTGGACAGCGCGGAGCTACGGGGAATTCTGACCGGCCGCGTCGTCAATTGGCGTGAGCTCGGAGGGCCGGACTTGCCGATCAACGTCTATCTTCCGCTTCCCGGCGAGGGAGCAATACAGAGCATCGTGGACTATTTCGGCGGATTGGACTCGCTCCAGGCGGCGGCGGTTTGTTCCACGTCTTCTATCCTGTTGGATTCGGCGGAGGGTGATGCCGGCGCGTTGATTTTATACACCCAGCCGATCACCCATTTGCCCTATCAGCCGTTGCGGTTCCGCCGGGGAGACGAGGCGATCCGTCCCAATGTGAAGACGATTCTCGAAGAGAACGGATATCCGTTTCGTCTGAATATAACCTACGTGACGACCCACATGAAGACGGACGTGGCGGCGGGCTATCTGACCTTCGTGGTCGGGAATCTGGGCCAGCGGAGGATCATGGATGCATTTAAGTACCGCCCGGCCTCGGTGCCGGTGCGGGTCATTCAGATGAAGCACTGACTCTGACCATGCCCGATGATAAAGCGGGATCAGGCGATCCTGCTTTTTGCCTCTATATGGCATGTTATTGAAATACAATACATTGCTTTTGTGGAGGTATTCGTCGGGCGGCTTGCCGATTTGCAGGGAAATCGCTATACTTTAAGTTCCTGCCAAAGCACCTTGTTAGGAGTTCTGTATTGTGAAGAGGACGGCGCTTTCGGATGTACACCGCGCTCTGGGCGCGAAGATGGTGGAGTTTGCGGGCTATGAGATGCCCATTCAATATACTTCGATTCGGTCCGAACATCTGCGGGTTCGCACGACTGTAGGCGTTTTTGACGTCTCCCATATGGGAGAGTTCTTCGTAACCGGGCCGGATCGCGAAGCGTTCGTGGACCGGATGACGATCAATAACGTAAAAGCACTGTCGGTCGGGCAGGTCCACTATTCGTGCATGTGCAAGCCGCACGGTGGAATTGTGGACGACTTGCTGGTGTACCGGTTTGCCGACCGGATTCTGCTGGTCGTAAACGGTGCCAACGTTGTAAAGGATTGGAACTGGCTCGTTGAGAACCGGAGCGGCAACGTGCAACTTGAAGATCGCACGGACGAGATCACATTGCTGGCGATTCAAGGACGAAACGCGATAGACGTCATTCGTCCGCTCACGGAGACGGCGCTTTCGGAGATCAAATACTATTGGTTCCGCGAGGGCAAGGTTGCCGGGCGTCCGGCGATCATTTCGCGAACCGGATACACGGGGGAAGACGGTTTTGAATTGTATGTCGCAAACGACGACGCAAAGACGATCTGGGATGCGTTGTTCGAGTCAGGCAAACCGTTTCAGATCGAGCCGATTGGCCTGGGCGCGCGCGACTCGCTCAGGCTCGAAATGAAGATGTGCCTGTACGGCAACGACATTGACGAGACGACGCACCCTCTGGAGGCGGGCTTGGGTTGGATTACCAAGCTCGATAAGGGCGAGTTCGTGGGACGCGACAAACTCATCGAGTACAAACAGGCCGGTTTGACGCGGAAACTGGTCGGTTTGGAGGCCGAAGGCTCGGTGTTTCCGCGTCACGGATACCCGCTATACCATACAGAGAACGCGGATGAAGCGGTTGGACACGTCACGTCGGGGACGGTTTCTCCGTCATTGAATAAGGGGATCGCGTTAGGATACGTTCCTATGGAATTGACGGCGGTCGGCAGCCGACTCACGATGGAGAGCCGGGGCCGGATGGTTTCAATGCAAGTGGCCAAGACACCTTTCTACCAGCGACCTTACTAAGTGATGAACACGGACGACAACGCACAGACCTCCTCTCAGTTTGAGATCAAACTGTTTATCAGCCCGCGAAACATAACGGACGATGACCTGCGCGGCTGCACGACGATCGTGGTGGACGTATTGCGGTCGTCATCCACGATCGCCACGGCGCTCTTGAATGGGGCGCGCGAGATTATCCCGGTGCAGACTCCGGCGGGAGCGGGTGAATTGGCTTCGCACTCGGGCCGCAAGCAGTGCCTGCTCTGCGGCGAGCGCGAAGGCCGGAAGATTGACGGTTTCGATCTGGGCAATTCGCCTCTGGAATATGACGCAGAACGCGTCGCCGGGCGAACGTTGATTTTTTCGTCTACGAACGGCTCCAACGCCGTGTTGCGGGCGCGCGCCGCCGACCATGTGTTCGTGGGCGGCTACAACAACTTCACCGCCGTGGCCAAGCGGGTATTGGCGGAGGGCAAGTCGGTGGTCGTGTTGTGTTCCGGGAAACTGGAACAGTTTGCGATCGAGGACTTCGTGTGCGGCGGGAGATTCGTCAACTATTTCGAAACACGTATGCGTCGCGACGTCGTCCTGAATGACGGCGCGCGCGCCGCCGCCCTGCTGCACCGCCATTTCGACGGAAGCATCGAATCGCTGCTTCGGAGCTGCAACCACGGCAAGTTTCTCACTTCCCTTGGTTGCGATGAAGATATTCAGTATTGCGCACGGCTTGACACGCATCCGGTGATTCCGGTTTTCGTGGAAGGCAAACTGCGGGGATATCATCCGGATGGCACCCCGATCGGGGAATCAGCGGTCAACACGACGTAAGTCGTCTTCCTCGGCGTCGTTCTGGTGGGGATTTGCGCTGCTGACGGTGGCGGGTTTGTTGTTCCTGTCTCTGGTCAGCTATTCGGCGCGCGATTCCGACGGGCTTCCGGAGCTGTTCGACGGTCGCTCGGGCGTGGCCGCCGACAACTGGATCGGCAAGCCGGGCGCATTGATTGCGTACGCGCTTGGCACGCTGCTGTTCGGTCGGTGGGCGGCGCTGGGAATCCCGCTTATCGTCGGCATTTGGGGTTGGACGCTGCTGCGGCGACTGCTCTGGCAACGCGCGTTCGTGCTCATGGCTGTGACGCTGTCGGCGTCGGTGTGGTTGTCGTCGGCCATCGGCCTGTTGGGAGCGCTGGGCGCAGTGGATCATGCGGCGTTGTTTCATCATGAAGGAAACTTCGGCTGGCAGGCGTCGCTGTGGCTGGTCGGATTCCTGAACGGCATCGGCGCGGTGCTGGTCATGCTGCTGATCCTGATCGGCGGGCTGGCGCTTTCGGTCGCGGGCTTTGCCGGACTCTTTGAACGGAAGGTGCATACCGCGATTGACCGAGCCTCGCGCCTTAAGACTCCGCGCGTTCCCGCGACGTGGTTCCTGTGGAGACGATGGGGCGAGGAGGAGCAGCGAGAAGAGATCGAGACCTCTCTCGACACCGATCCGGAGTCGGGGAACGGTCACACCACGGCCGAGTTGCAGAATCTTTCCAAGTCGCGAGCCGCTCGCAAGACGCCGCTGGCGCGTTCGCAATTGGCGATTCAGATCGAAGATCGTTCAGGCTACGTCTTTCCGCCGATAGATCTCTTCAATCCGCCGCGCTCCGATGACGAATCGGGGATGTCGCCGGAAGAGCAGCAACGGAATTCGGTGCTGCTGGAGAAGACGCTGGCCACGTTCGGCGTGCAGGCAAAAGTCGTGCACGTCAATCCCGGGCCGGTCATCACGCGGTTTGACCTGGAGCCCGCGCCGGGGGTGAAGGTCTCGCGGATTGAATCGCTCGCCGATGACATTGCACTGGCGCTGCGCGCGCGTGGGCTTCGCATTCTGGCGCCGATTCCCGGCGTAGCGGCGGTAGGCGTGGAAATCGCAAATATCAAGCCGGCCACGGTGACGTTCCGCGAAGTCGCCGAGTCTCCGAACTATCAGTCGTCCGCATCGAAGCTCACGGTTGCGCTGGGCCGCACGGTATCGGGCGAAATTTTCGTGTGTGATCTCGCTGCGTTGCCGCATTTGCTGATTGCGGGAACGACGGGCAGCGGCAAATCGGTCTGCGTGAATACGATCATCGCCTCGATTCTGTTGCGGGCGACTCCGCAGGACGTGCAGCTGGTTCTCATTGATCCGAAGAAGCTCGAACTCTCCGCCTACAACGAGCTGCGCAATCATCACGTCACGCATCGCCCCGATCTGTCCGAGTACGTGGTCACGCGACCGGACGAAGCGGTGAAGGTTTTGCGAAGCTGTCTGGTCGAAATGGAGCGGCGCTACGACCTGCTCGCCGAACGCGGCACCCGCAATCTTGCCGAGTACAACGAGGCGGTGAGACAGGATGCGGGCGAGGGCGACGAGAAGCCGCTTCCCTATATCGTGGTGGTGGTGGACGAGCTGGCCGATTTGATGGTGACGGCGCAGCGGGAAGTGGAAGAGCCGATCGCGCGACTCGCGCAGCTTGCGCGGGCGGTGGGAATTCATCTGGTGGTGGCGACGCAACGGCCGTCGGTGGACGTCATCACGGGTGTCATCAAGGCGAATTTCCCGGCGCGGATCGCTTTCCGCGTGGCGATGAAAGTGGATTCGCGAACGATTCTTGACACCAACGGTGCGGAGATGCTGCTCGGACAGGGCGACATGCTGTTTCAGCATCCCGAAGAGCCGGCGGCCACTCGCGTGCAGGGCGCATTGCTCACGGGTCCCGAGATCTCGCGGCTCATTTCGCACATCTGCCGTCAGTCGGCGCCGCGTGACAAGCTAACGCTACCCGTGGAGGCCGAAGAAGCGGGTGACGCGGGTACTCCGGCGTTGGACGTGGACAGCCGGGATCCACTGTTCATGGAAGCGGCAAAGATTGTCGTTCGCACCGGTCAGGGAAGCGTTTCGATTCTGCAACGTCGGCTGAAGATCGGCTACAGCCGTGCGGCCCGGCTTATAGATCAACTTGAACGGGCCGGTGTGGTGGGGCCATTCGACGGCTCGCGGGCGCGGGCGGTACTGGTAGATGAACATTATTTCGACATTCACGATGAACAGTAGGCTCACACTTTTGGCAGTCATGGGAATGGCCGTAGTGGCGGCAGCGGAGCCTGCGGCAAAGACGCTATGTCGCGAACTGGAACAGCATTTGCAAACGCTGAAATCGTTGGAGATTAGATATAAAGCGAGCGGCTCCGGGATTGGGGAGGAGACCGCTCAGGGCCGCTTGATTTGGGTGAAGCCGGATCGTTTCCTTCACGAGACGCCGAATTGGACGGTGTGCGAAACCGGGGACGAACAGTGGCGGTACTTGAAAGACCAGAATACGCTCATCCGCGAGCGCGCTCCCGAGCAGAGTGAGTGGCGGCCCGGTGATATTCTTTTCTACGCCGCCAGCCGGTTTCGGCCGGAGACTCTTGAGCATCGCGAAGATGGAACGCGCGTCGTCGGGGTACGTTCGATGGATGAAAGCGCGCCGGGAGAGGGAATCATTGAGTTTCCCGCGGAGGGGATTCAACCGCTGGCCCTGAGTATACGTCCGCCCGAAGGAGGCGACGTTCACTACGTGATCGTCGAGTGGACGGAAAACGGGAAGCCGGAAGCGACGTTGTTCGAGCCGCCGGACGTGCCGCCCGAGAATCTGATAGATTTCCGCGCGGCGGGGAGTAAGAGGTAGGCGAAGCGTTGTGAGAGTTGCGCGTCTTGCCATCGGCTTCGGCCTCGGTCTGCTGTTTCTCTATCTGACGTTTTTCGTTCCTCATTTCGGGACGTGGTTTGACGGTGAAACGGGAATCGCGGAAGCTTTTTTCGGCCATGCCCGGTTCGATCTTTCTCAGCTTGGCCGTGTCATTGCGTCGGCGGACTGGACGCCGATTGCGTGGGCGGGAGTTCTGTTTTTCGTTTCGCTGGTGGTGCGCGCCTGGCGGTGGCAGATTATGCTCGAGCCGCTGGTGCGGATGCGGTTCGGAGACGTGTTCAGCGCCATGTGCATCGGGTACATGGCGAACAACGTCCTGCCGCTGAGGATCGGGGAAGTGTATCGCGCGCACGTCGTCTATCGGCTTTCGGGCCTGTCGCGCAGCGCGGCGTTCGGCAGCATCATTCTGGAACGGGTGACGGATTCGTTTTTCATGTTGCCTTTCATGGGATTGGCATTCGTTCTGTATCCGCTTCCGGGAGCCATGCATCGTCCGGCCCTGCTGATCGGAATCGCCGCGTTTGCCGCCTCCGCCTTTCTGGTGTGGCTGGCGGTGGATCGCAGTCGTGCGATGCGCTGGATCGAGCGAGTATTCGCGGTGCTGCCGTCGAAAGCGGCCGCGGCCTGTACGACGATGGCCGACCGCTTCTCATCGGGATTCGCCTCGCTCGGAACGTGGCGGCGGATCATTCCGATTGTCACCACGTCGCTGGCGCTATGGGCGATGTACGCGGGGATGGTATACTGCGTGCTGCTTTCTCTGGGTTTTATGAATGCGGATCTGCCGGCGTTGGATCGGAATCCTATGGGAGCGACGCTGGTGATTCTCATCATTACGACGCTGGGTTTCGTGATCCCCGGAGCACCGGGTGCAGTGGGAACCTATCATGGCGTCGCCGTATTGGGACTGAGCCTTTTTGGAGTCCCGGGGGATCGCGCAGCGGGTTTCGCAATTCTTCTGCACGCCTTGAACTACTTCCCGCTGACGGTGCTGGGACTGATTTATTTCTGGAGACTGGGACTGACGTTCCGTCAAACTCGGGAGATGACGGAGAACGTGCACGGGGCGTCCGACGCAGTGCCCGATTGAGTTTCCGGTTTGGATACAGATAGTACGGATTACGCTGGCAGGAAAGATACGAGGCGGTATTGGAAACGAGAGACACATCCCAACAGGTAACGGAGTTCCTCCGGGTCCTCTTTCGTGGCCGATGGATCATGGTGGTCTCCTTCTTGGCCGTGGTCGGTTCCGTGACCTTCTTGACGTACCGCATGCAGCCCGAATATTTCTCCACCGCGAGCATCCTGATTCTGAATCGGGATCAGGTGGAAGAAACGGTGCTCAATGAACGTCCGCTACCGGTAACGAAGTCCCGCAATTTGAACGCGATCCAGATTCTGAAGAGCCGACGGATTGCCGAGGACGTGGTGCGTTCTTTGGCCGAATCTCCGTATCGGAACGAACTCGAGTTGATGAAGCGCGAGGACGCCAAGGGACGGCCGATCACCTTTGATGAGCGGGTGGAGTTGTTGCGGGATCGAACCAGCGTTCGACTGGTGCAGGACACGGACGTCTTGCAGGTCAGCGTGCGGGCGCACAGTCCCTTTGAGGCGGCGTTTCTCACGAACGCTTTGGCCGAACAATTCTATCGCTACTCTCTCCAATCGGCGCGCGGCGAAATCTCGGACGTAAGACAATTCCTCGAGCAGCAGCTTCAGGTGGTGCGTGAACAACTTTCGCAGTCGGAGGAAATCGAACGCAGCTACAAGGAAAGTCAGGGAGTCTCC
This genomic stretch from bacterium harbors:
- a CDS encoding energy transducer TonB, producing MNFFDQLTKDRYGSFELKWLVGPNLIKGFIASVLLHGIVAASPVIIELFKGGEEIPDRIFVIDPSQIQPRLRTKRGETVEQVQVARPKIAPPKAAIPIPVEEEQVPEEQELIPTQTEIASYFEDQAAEDGDLGIPEGYDIVIGDMAGDGDIPSSDIFIPFEVPPQPLPDFSPQPDFPELARQAGMPGKVTVHVYVDKHGDVKKWKILKADPAGLGFEEEVEKIIKKWKFTPAIQQGNPVGVWVAVPFNFKYKR
- a CDS encoding biopolymer transporter ExbD produces the protein MGAVDVGGGRKAEGGPSWKRPRMAIRIDMTPMVDIAFLLLIFFMVTTVFRLPQAMEMLLPESDPDNPPPTTKIFKKKLLTLIVMENDSLAYAIGDDPPQPLPWDSLRPILLDRKDLYGDSVVALTKIHRKAKFESMVNVVDELNVVGITRFSIDKYTTWEDSLLRMANFQTSGPEGLPEPLWGDAQEE
- a CDS encoding flippase-like domain-containing protein; translated protein: MRVARLAIGFGLGLLFLYLTFFVPHFGTWFDGETGIAEAFFGHARFDLSQLGRVIASADWTPIAWAGVLFFVSLVVRAWRWQIMLEPLVRMRFGDVFSAMCIGYMANNVLPLRIGEVYRAHVVYRLSGLSRSAAFGSIILERVTDSFFMLPFMGLAFVLYPLPGAMHRPALLIGIAAFAASAFLVWLAVDRSRAMRWIERVFAVLPSKAAAACTTMADRFSSGFASLGTWRRIIPIVTTSLALWAMYAGMVYCVLLSLGFMNADLPALDRNPMGATLVILIITTLGFVIPGAPGAVGTYHGVAVLGLSLFGVPGDRAAGFAILLHALNYFPLTVLGLIYFWRLGLTFRQTREMTENVHGASDAVPD
- the gcvT gene encoding glycine cleavage system aminomethyltransferase GcvT → MKRTALSDVHRALGAKMVEFAGYEMPIQYTSIRSEHLRVRTTVGVFDVSHMGEFFVTGPDREAFVDRMTINNVKALSVGQVHYSCMCKPHGGIVDDLLVYRFADRILLVVNGANVVKDWNWLVENRSGNVQLEDRTDEITLLAIQGRNAIDVIRPLTETALSEIKYYWFREGKVAGRPAIISRTGYTGEDGFELYVANDDAKTIWDALFESGKPFQIEPIGLGARDSLRLEMKMCLYGNDIDETTHPLEAGLGWITKLDKGEFVGRDKLIEYKQAGLTRKLVGLEAEGSVFPRHGYPLYHTENADEAVGHVTSGTVSPSLNKGIALGYVPMELTAVGSRLTMESRGRMVSMQVAKTPFYQRPY
- a CDS encoding substrate-binding domain-containing protein — its product is MRLLNVALLGVTCMIMVLGCGPSKPKETMTAGHVRIGASDAVFDLAWFLSREFQAGNRAAFIDIVRRANRDLVDSLLNGDAEEIFLDRTLTPAETLALRRTGHRLYSYPVAYYPVFLLVDTALKVESVDSAELRGILTGRVVNWRELGGPDLPINVYLPLPGEGAIQSIVDYFGGLDSLQAAAVCSTSSILLDSAEGDAGALILYTQPITHLPYQPLRFRRGDEAIRPNVKTILEENGYPFRLNITYVTTHMKTDVAAGYLTFVVGNLGQRRIMDAFKYRPASVPVRVIQMKH
- a CDS encoding 2-phosphosulfolactate phosphatase gives rise to the protein MMNTDDNAQTSSQFEIKLFISPRNITDDDLRGCTTIVVDVLRSSSTIATALLNGAREIIPVQTPAGAGELASHSGRKQCLLCGEREGRKIDGFDLGNSPLEYDAERVAGRTLIFSSTNGSNAVLRARAADHVFVGGYNNFTAVAKRVLAEGKSVVVLCSGKLEQFAIEDFVCGGRFVNYFETRMRRDVVLNDGARAAALLHRHFDGSIESLLRSCNHGKFLTSLGCDEDIQYCARLDTHPVIPVFVEGKLRGYHPDGTPIGESAVNTT
- a CDS encoding DNA translocase FtsK; amino-acid sequence: MAPRSGNQRSTRRKSSSSASFWWGFALLTVAGLLFLSLVSYSARDSDGLPELFDGRSGVAADNWIGKPGALIAYALGTLLFGRWAALGIPLIVGIWGWTLLRRLLWQRAFVLMAVTLSASVWLSSAIGLLGALGAVDHAALFHHEGNFGWQASLWLVGFLNGIGAVLVMLLILIGGLALSVAGFAGLFERKVHTAIDRASRLKTPRVPATWFLWRRWGEEEQREEIETSLDTDPESGNGHTTAELQNLSKSRAARKTPLARSQLAIQIEDRSGYVFPPIDLFNPPRSDDESGMSPEEQQRNSVLLEKTLATFGVQAKVVHVNPGPVITRFDLEPAPGVKVSRIESLADDIALALRARGLRILAPIPGVAAVGVEIANIKPATVTFREVAESPNYQSSASKLTVALGRTVSGEIFVCDLAALPHLLIAGTTGSGKSVCVNTIIASILLRATPQDVQLVLIDPKKLELSAYNELRNHHVTHRPDLSEYVVTRPDEAVKVLRSCLVEMERRYDLLAERGTRNLAEYNEAVRQDAGEGDEKPLPYIVVVVDELADLMVTAQREVEEPIARLAQLARAVGIHLVVATQRPSVDVITGVIKANFPARIAFRVAMKVDSRTILDTNGAEMLLGQGDMLFQHPEEPAATRVQGALLTGPEISRLISHICRQSAPRDKLTLPVEAEEAGDAGTPALDVDSRDPLFMEAAKIVVRTGQGSVSILQRRLKIGYSRAARLIDQLERAGVVGPFDGSRARAVLVDEHYFDIHDEQ